One window from the genome of Armatimonadota bacterium encodes:
- a CDS encoding diguanylate cyclase, translating to MTENRYALTLKYRLIFYLCGFLFATMSYIVGVWAYGAESADWGNPEVYRMLLDNLQVNFQSHYLTFFSWQIICISIAGIIGHLFDMEVYHRRNAEQRANVDGLTDIFNHRYFQERLSTEIERANRYSRPLSLIMFDLDNFKTYNDTWGHQEGDKLLKWFADICAGCVRNIDILARYGGEEFVIILPETEPADALDVAERIRKTTAKRSKSVFGKNKQMTVSAGIAGYPSQGQSHHQLVLNADAALYYAKQQGKNRCYVYREEFHCSYRAKPCHVKPLLDDDDTSAIEALAAMADAKDSHSRGHSFSVMSLSVALAESIEMSAEEINNLKIAALLHDIGRIATPEAILEKSEPLEVDEWKQIENQPRLGSCILKRMQQMSSIVPAVKHHHERYDGKGYPAKLAGKNIPLLARIIAITESFDAMTNNRSYRQAMTVEDAVSELKNCAGTQFDPDLVKAFVEVIEKRGYKKQAA from the coding sequence ATGACTGAAAATCGATACGCATTGACTTTGAAATACCGCCTGATCTTCTACTTGTGTGGCTTTTTATTTGCTACGATGTCATACATTGTCGGAGTTTGGGCATATGGCGCGGAATCGGCCGACTGGGGTAATCCGGAAGTCTATCGTATGCTGCTGGACAATCTGCAGGTAAACTTTCAAAGTCACTACCTCACATTTTTCTCCTGGCAGATCATCTGCATAAGCATTGCGGGCATTATTGGGCATCTCTTTGATATGGAGGTATACCACAGGCGCAATGCCGAGCAGCGCGCCAATGTGGATGGCCTGACCGATATCTTCAACCACCGCTATTTTCAGGAGAGGCTATCGACTGAGATCGAAAGGGCAAATCGCTATAGTCGTCCTCTCTCTCTGATTATGTTCGACCTGGATAACTTCAAAACATACAACGATACCTGGGGCCATCAGGAAGGCGATAAACTGCTTAAGTGGTTCGCAGATATATGCGCAGGCTGTGTCAGAAACATAGACATACTTGCCCGATACGGCGGCGAGGAGTTTGTTATTATTCTTCCCGAAACCGAGCCTGCAGATGCGCTTGATGTGGCTGAAAGAATCAGGAAGACGACCGCCAAGCGCAGCAAGAGCGTATTCGGCAAGAACAAGCAGATGACTGTCAGCGCGGGTATAGCCGGTTATCCCTCTCAGGGGCAAAGCCATCATCAACTCGTTCTGAACGCAGACGCGGCGCTATATTATGCCAAGCAGCAGGGCAAGAACCGCTGTTATGTATATCGAGAGGAATTCCACTGCTCCTATCGGGCTAAACCCTGCCATGTTAAACCGCTCTTGGACGATGACGACACAAGCGCAATCGAAGCGCTTGCTGCAATGGCGGATGCCAAAGACAGCCACAGCCGTGGACATTCTTTCTCGGTGATGAGCTTGTCGGTTGCGCTGGCAGAATCAATAGAAATGTCGGCTGAAGAGATCAACAACCTAAAAATAGCAGCGCTGCTGCATGATATCGGCCGTATAGCTACGCCCGAGGCAATACTGGAAAAGTCCGAACCTCTCGAAGTCGACGAATGGAAGCAGATCGAAAACCAGCCGAGGCTGGGCTCCTGCATACTCAAGCGTATGCAGCAGATGAGCTCGATTGTACCTGCAGTCAAGCACCATCACGAGCGCTACGACGGCAAAGGCTACCCGGCAAAGCTCGCAGGCAAGAATATTCCGCTGCTCGCCCGCATTATTGCGATCACCGAGTCGTTTGATGCCATGACCAACAATCGGTCTTACAGGCAGGCTATGACCGTCGAGGATGCCGTCAGCGAGCTGAAAAACTGTGCGGGTACGCAGTTTGACCCGGACCTAGTGAAAGCGTTTGTGGAGGTCATCGAAAAACGTGGATATAAGAAGCAGGCTGCTTAA
- a CDS encoding DUF5658 family protein: protein MPVNAAVLIVGLLDLITTVFWLATGCVIEVNPIMAAVLKTGLMLFIFVKVATLGAYVAVMEWYRRHRNPAFVSAVGNFTVLAYIGIYAVSFYGVNHAYFIR, encoded by the coding sequence ATGCCTGTCAATGCGGCAGTGTTAATTGTGGGTTTGCTGGACTTGATTACAACAGTATTTTGGCTGGCAACCGGCTGCGTGATTGAGGTCAACCCCATTATGGCTGCAGTGCTGAAAACGGGGTTAATGCTCTTTATTTTTGTAAAGGTTGCCACACTGGGGGCTTACGTCGCTGTTATGGAATGGTATAGACGCCACAGAAATCCCGCTTTTGTAAGTGCTGTCGGCAATTTCACTGTGCTGGCGTACATCGGTATCTACGCAGTCTCATTTTACGGCGTCAACCACGCTTACTTCATTAGATAG
- a CDS encoding Hsp20/alpha crystallin family protein encodes MAREKTLARREPSEVETLEPWNTFRDMERMFRNFFGVPMVRPPRMWLRELGEFTPEVDMKETDKELILSATIPGMTKDEIDIDVTGDEITISGERKTEEEKPGERYHVRQQSYGAFHVRYSLPAEVKPEEVKASYKHGILEVIMPKAEEMAKHKVAVEETQ; translated from the coding sequence ATGGCACGCGAAAAGACTCTTGCAAGAAGAGAGCCGAGTGAAGTTGAAACATTGGAACCGTGGAACACATTTAGAGACATGGAGCGGATGTTTAGAAACTTCTTCGGCGTACCGATGGTTCGACCTCCGAGAATGTGGCTCAGAGAGCTAGGTGAGTTTACACCGGAGGTCGATATGAAAGAGACCGATAAGGAACTCATACTCTCGGCGACGATTCCGGGAATGACAAAGGACGAGATAGATATAGACGTTACCGGAGATGAAATCACTATCTCCGGCGAGAGAAAGACCGAGGAAGAAAAGCCCGGTGAAAGGTATCATGTTCGCCAGCAAAGCTACGGAGCATTTCATGTCCGCTATTCATTGCCGGCAGAGGTAAAGCCGGAAGAGGTGAAGGCCAGCTACAAGCATGGCATTCTTGAGGTCATTATGCCCAAAGCGGAAGAAATGGCAAAGCATAAAGTGGCAGTCGAAGAGACGCAATAA
- a CDS encoding type ISP restriction/modification enzyme — protein sequence MTVLIDYLHTVGNSLARGDSTEHTHRPALKAFVESIHPGIMATNEPRRIDCGAPDLIVTKGHTPLGYIETKDIGRSLDEAERSEQLSRYQESLGNLILTDYLEFRWYVGKERRAAARLATFDINGKLREDPDGSKQVVEIVRAFLETQTPTVANPRELAQRMAHIARLIRETITKALSRESDSGSLHSQLDGFRETLLHDLTEEQFADMYAQTICYGLFAARCNTSNGAHFTRQDAAYDLPKTNPFLRKMFQHIAGYDLDDRIAWAVDDVANLLAHADMERILQDFGKRTRQEDPVVHFYETFLAEYDPKMREARGVYYTPEPVVSYIVRSVDHILKTDFELPGGLADPAKVKLKNGDKEREVHKVQILDPATGTGTFLHGVIDLIHESLAGNQGMWSGYVRDHLLPRVHGFELLMAPYAVTHMKLGLQLQETGYDFEADERLHVYLTNTLEEAEKYAGHSLFSQFIVEEANAASRVKKDVPVMVVLGNPPYSGHSANKGQWINDLLHGKDTLTGKPTESYFQVDGKPLGEKNPKWLNDDYVKFIRFAQWRIEQTGHGVLAYISNHGYLDNPTFRGMRQSLMNTFDDIYVLDLHGNSKKKEHCPDGSKDENVFDIQQGVAIGIFVKRPHKGKHECKVRHFDLWGKRHEKYEWLSENSIPTTQWTETAPSAPFHMFASQDDKLREEYEKCWSIPSIYVLNSLGIATARDSFSICWTEDDIWQVVQDFISMDAEQARRRYSLGADTHDWKVPLAQKDVVESGPMRKHLVRINYRPFDIRYTYYTGHSGGFHCRPRDEVMRHMLNGEGNLAISTTRSVEIGRDWEHVFCMRDLTQLHSVSLKEVNYHFPLYVYPDRMSNGTLWEDEYANSPGRRRPNLSHQFIADFSKRLGMTFIPDGKGDRVSTFGPEDVFDYMYAVFHSPTYRARYTQFLKIDFPRLPLTSNPALFIRLCELGAELVALHLMDKTGKAPAAYNQPGTDVVERVRYTEPGQGAQIGRVWINDTQYFENVPPEVWGFHVGGYQVCQKWLKDRKDRKLSYDDLLHYARIVAALGNTIRLMEDIDKAIEEYGGFPIT from the coding sequence ATGACAGTCCTTATCGACTATTTGCATACCGTCGGCAACAGCCTTGCTAGAGGCGATTCGACCGAACATACTCATCGTCCGGCTCTGAAGGCGTTTGTCGAGAGCATTCATCCCGGCATTATGGCGACAAATGAACCCAGGCGCATCGACTGCGGCGCACCGGATTTGATTGTCACAAAGGGCCACACGCCGCTGGGTTACATTGAGACCAAGGACATCGGCAGGTCGTTGGATGAAGCCGAGCGAAGTGAACAGCTTTCCAGATATCAGGAAAGCCTCGGAAATCTCATTCTTACAGACTATCTGGAATTTCGGTGGTATGTCGGTAAGGAACGGCGCGCCGCTGCACGACTTGCCACATTCGATATAAATGGTAAGCTCCGTGAGGATCCCGATGGCAGCAAACAAGTTGTTGAGATTGTCAGGGCATTTCTTGAAACTCAAACTCCCACAGTGGCCAATCCTCGCGAACTTGCCCAGCGAATGGCGCATATCGCCCGGCTGATCCGTGAAACCATTACCAAGGCTTTGTCTCGGGAGTCCGATAGCGGCTCGCTCCATTCACAGCTTGACGGTTTTCGCGAAACTCTGCTCCACGACCTGACCGAAGAACAATTCGCTGATATGTATGCGCAGACGATCTGCTACGGTTTGTTCGCAGCGCGATGCAACACGTCCAATGGCGCGCACTTTACCCGTCAAGACGCGGCGTATGACCTTCCGAAAACAAACCCCTTTTTACGCAAGATGTTTCAGCACATTGCCGGTTATGACCTTGACGATAGGATAGCCTGGGCGGTGGATGATGTGGCGAACCTGCTTGCCCATGCGGATATGGAGAGGATACTTCAGGATTTCGGTAAGCGCACGCGACAGGAAGACCCGGTAGTTCACTTCTACGAGACTTTTCTGGCGGAATACGACCCCAAAATGCGGGAAGCCAGAGGCGTATATTACACTCCAGAGCCGGTGGTATCGTATATAGTGCGCAGCGTCGATCATATACTGAAAACGGATTTCGAACTGCCCGGTGGGCTGGCCGATCCCGCAAAGGTCAAGCTGAAGAATGGGGATAAGGAACGCGAAGTCCACAAGGTCCAGATACTGGACCCGGCGACGGGCACGGGAACATTCCTGCATGGCGTGATAGATCTAATACATGAATCGTTGGCGGGCAATCAGGGGATGTGGTCGGGTTATGTGCGCGATCATCTGCTTCCGAGGGTACACGGTTTTGAACTGTTGATGGCTCCGTATGCCGTCACGCACATGAAGCTCGGTCTGCAGCTCCAGGAAACGGGTTACGATTTCGAGGCGGACGAAAGGCTGCATGTCTATCTCACCAACACTCTTGAAGAGGCCGAAAAATACGCCGGGCACAGCCTGTTCTCTCAGTTTATTGTTGAAGAAGCAAACGCGGCAAGCAGGGTAAAGAAAGACGTGCCGGTGATGGTAGTTTTGGGAAACCCGCCGTATTCAGGCCATTCGGCGAACAAGGGCCAGTGGATAAACGACCTCCTGCACGGCAAGGACACGCTTACCGGCAAGCCGACCGAGAGCTATTTTCAAGTTGACGGCAAGCCGCTGGGCGAGAAAAACCCCAAGTGGCTGAATGATGACTATGTAAAGTTCATACGTTTTGCGCAGTGGCGAATAGAGCAGACAGGCCATGGCGTTCTCGCCTATATCTCGAATCATGGCTATCTGGACAACCCGACTTTCCGGGGCATGCGCCAAAGCCTGATGAACACGTTTGATGATATATATGTTTTGGACCTACACGGCAACAGCAAGAAGAAAGAGCACTGCCCTGACGGGTCAAAGGACGAAAACGTATTTGATATTCAACAAGGTGTGGCTATAGGGATATTCGTCAAGAGGCCTCACAAGGGTAAGCACGAGTGCAAAGTAAGGCATTTTGATCTTTGGGGAAAGCGGCACGAGAAATATGAATGGCTGTCAGAAAACAGCATCCCAACTACGCAGTGGACTGAAACCGCGCCCTCCGCGCCATTTCATATGTTTGCTTCACAAGACGACAAACTGCGTGAGGAATATGAAAAGTGCTGGAGCATCCCAAGCATATATGTGCTCAACAGTCTTGGTATCGCAACGGCTCGTGATTCGTTTTCGATTTGCTGGACAGAGGATGATATCTGGCAGGTTGTGCAGGATTTTATTTCAATGGATGCCGAGCAGGCACGCAGGCGTTACTCGTTAGGTGCGGATACACATGACTGGAAAGTGCCTCTTGCGCAAAAAGATGTGGTCGAGAGTGGACCCATGCGGAAACATTTAGTTCGCATTAATTATCGCCCATTTGATATCCGTTATACGTATTACACAGGGCATTCTGGAGGATTCCATTGTAGACCACGTGATGAAGTGATGCGCCATATGCTCAACGGAGAAGGCAATCTTGCTATCAGCACTACTCGCTCTGTGGAGATAGGACGCGACTGGGAGCATGTTTTCTGCATGAGGGACCTGACTCAGCTTCACAGTGTATCACTCAAGGAGGTTAACTATCACTTCCCTCTATATGTTTATCCCGACCGTATGTCTAACGGCACCCTCTGGGAGGACGAGTATGCAAATTCTCCCGGCAGAAGGCGGCCCAATCTTTCGCATCAGTTCATAGCCGATTTCTCAAAACGGCTCGGCATGACATTTATTCCTGACGGCAAGGGAGACCGCGTAAGCACATTCGGGCCTGAAGACGTGTTCGACTATATGTATGCCGTGTTCCATTCGCCGACATACAGAGCGCGCTACACCCAGTTCTTGAAAATAGACTTTCCGCGCCTGCCTCTGACAAGCAACCCGGCGCTCTTTATTCGGCTGTGCGAATTGGGGGCAGAACTGGTTGCTCTGCATCTTATGGACAAGACCGGAAAAGCTCCGGCTGCCTATAACCAGCCGGGGACAGATGTTGTTGAGCGTGTTCGATATACCGAACCGGGGCAGGGAGCCCAAATCGGCAGAGTCTGGATAAACGATACGCAGTATTTCGAGAATGTGCCGCCGGAAGTCTGGGGCTTCCATGTCGGCGGATATCAGGTCTGCCAGAAATGGCTCAAGGATCGCAAAGATCGCAAACTCTCATATGACGATCTGCTTCATTACGCGCGTATTGTCGCCGCGCTTGGCAATACAATTCGCCTGATGGAAGATATAGACAAGGCGATTGAAGAATACGGCGGGTTTCCTATAACTTGA
- a CDS encoding sulfite exporter TauE/SafE family protein, whose amino-acid sequence MLSFSILGFLAGILSGLIGIGGATLVIPALVYFFKFSQHKAQGTTLAMMIPPIGFLAAYAYYKAGQVDIKVAAILAVGFFVGGYLGARLATGVPDHVLKKMFGVFLLIVSLRMIISK is encoded by the coding sequence GTGCTATCTTTTTCAATTCTTGGGTTTTTGGCAGGGATATTAAGTGGGTTGATCGGCATTGGCGGAGCGACGCTGGTCATACCTGCTTTGGTTTATTTTTTCAAGTTTTCGCAGCACAAGGCTCAGGGTACTACTCTCGCAATGATGATTCCGCCTATAGGGTTTCTGGCGGCCTATGCGTATTATAAAGCCGGTCAAGTAGATATTAAAGTTGCCGCCATCCTGGCAGTTGGTTTCTTTGTTGGCGGGTACCTTGGTGCGAGGCTCGCAACCGGGGTCCCGGATCATGTGCTGAAAAAAATGTTCGGAGTGTTCCTGCTGATTGTTTCGCTCAGGATGATAATCAGCAAGTAA
- the murJ gene encoding murein biosynthesis integral membrane protein MurJ has translation MVCQSGMPGDNQVLIPVFMASHQSFKKAAGLMLVAVLLSRFLGLIRDMIIAHQFGQTGPTSAYISAFNLPDLLYFFLSSGALSAAFIPVFTERFSTGRQKEAWEIFSIIACFMGIVLGGAVILFWIFAKPLVCVLAVPGFVKHHPELIPLTTLLTRIILPCQLFFFLGGLMMASLQSRQEFRATAAGPVIYNIGIIFGALVLSHWFNIAGVAIGTLIGAFAGNIVYAYYWMRKLGFEFHPSLNLRHSGVIKIAQLALPVVFGLGLPQIDVIINRWFASFVSASSPAALNNANRLMQVPLGIFAQAAGTAILPLLATYAAKHAYDDMRSGIAYGVRAIMVESIPSMMFMIIMADPLVRTVYMSGKFGPASVGTAAIPLIYYSLGIFAWAGQAIVARGFFALQDTITPVATGTVATIIFIPINYILMRKMGTGGIALATTIAVSLHFFALVWFLRKKLHGLEGGSILKTVGRIIVAAAVMGVVCFGVRLGMSRLVGSWQLQDGDISRPVAFARTLQEGSTPMSAYLYSKLSSDAKRNLNTADGRLEMMHDLNMVIKSGSVSPQDAKLSPKQNRRSLESAYPSFIVKRPIGRVESKMGSFLTVLAAMFIGGGVYLVLLRLLKVNELDYLWSGLRKKLFKRPGGGDSGASVQSPEPLTVQEPD, from the coding sequence ATGGTGTGCCAATCAGGCATGCCGGGCGATAATCAGGTTCTTATACCGGTATTTATGGCGTCACACCAGTCTTTTAAGAAAGCCGCCGGGCTCATGCTCGTGGCGGTGCTGCTCAGCCGTTTTCTCGGTCTGATCCGAGACATGATCATTGCGCATCAGTTCGGCCAGACAGGGCCGACGAGCGCATACATTTCCGCATTTAACCTGCCTGACCTGCTTTACTTTTTCCTTTCAAGTGGAGCTCTCTCGGCTGCGTTTATACCGGTCTTTACCGAACGCTTCAGCACCGGCAGGCAAAAAGAGGCATGGGAAATTTTCAGCATCATAGCCTGCTTTATGGGTATTGTCCTGGGCGGCGCTGTAATACTGTTTTGGATATTTGCGAAGCCGCTGGTATGTGTGCTGGCGGTCCCTGGGTTTGTAAAGCACCATCCCGAGCTTATTCCATTGACAACTCTCCTGACGCGCATCATTCTGCCATGCCAGCTATTCTTCTTCCTTGGCGGATTGATGATGGCATCGCTGCAGTCCAGGCAGGAGTTTCGCGCCACGGCAGCCGGGCCGGTGATCTACAACATCGGCATTATTTTCGGCGCTTTGGTGCTCAGCCATTGGTTCAACATTGCCGGTGTCGCTATAGGTACACTGATCGGCGCATTTGCAGGCAACATCGTTTATGCGTATTATTGGATGCGCAAGCTCGGGTTTGAGTTCCATCCCAGTTTGAACCTGCGGCATTCGGGCGTTATTAAGATTGCACAGCTTGCCCTGCCCGTGGTGTTTGGGCTGGGCCTTCCACAGATCGATGTTATTATCAACCGCTGGTTCGCCAGTTTCGTCTCTGCTTCGTCTCCGGCCGCGCTCAACAATGCCAATCGTCTGATGCAGGTGCCGCTCGGCATTTTTGCCCAGGCAGCAGGCACGGCTATACTTCCATTGCTTGCTACCTACGCCGCCAAGCATGCCTACGATGACATGCGCAGCGGCATAGCTTATGGAGTGCGCGCGATCATGGTCGAGAGCATTCCGTCGATGATGTTTATGATAATAATGGCCGACCCACTGGTGCGCACGGTCTATATGTCCGGTAAGTTTGGACCCGCCAGCGTCGGCACGGCAGCAATACCGCTGATTTATTACTCTCTCGGGATATTTGCCTGGGCAGGCCAGGCGATTGTGGCACGCGGGTTCTTTGCGCTGCAGGATACAATTACACCAGTTGCAACAGGCACTGTCGCCACTATCATTTTTATACCGATCAACTACATTCTCATGCGTAAGATGGGAACCGGCGGTATTGCACTCGCCACTACTATAGCCGTCTCGCTGCATTTCTTTGCCTTGGTATGGTTCCTGCGCAAAAAGCTTCATGGGCTCGAAGGCGGCAGTATTCTGAAGACCGTCGGGCGCATTATTGTTGCCGCCGCAGTGATGGGTGTTGTATGTTTTGGGGTGCGCCTGGGCATGTCCCGATTGGTCGGCTCGTGGCAGCTTCAGGATGGCGATATAAGCAGGCCAGTCGCATTTGCTCGCACACTTCAAGAGGGCAGCACACCAATGTCGGCGTATTTGTATTCCAAGCTGTCATCTGACGCAAAGCGCAACCTAAATACTGCCGATGGTCGCCTTGAGATGATGCACGATCTGAATATGGTCATCAAGAGCGGCAGCGTTTCACCTCAAGATGCGAAGCTATCGCCCAAACAGAACAGGCGGAGTCTTGAGTCGGCGTATCCGAGTTTTATAGTCAAGCGCCCAATCGGCCGTGTCGAAAGCAAGATGGGCTCTTTCCTGACCGTGCTGGCGGCTATGTTCATTGGCGGTGGGGTATATCTTGTGCTTCTCAGGCTGCTCAAGGTCAACGAACTCGACTACCTCTGGAGCGGCCTGCGGAAAAAGCTCTTCAAGCGACCGGGTGGTGGAGACAGCGGCGCGAGTGTGCAATCTCCCGAGCCGCTCACAGTCCAGGAACCTGACTAG
- a CDS encoding recombinase family protein, which produces MSLSDLLNSHNKNNQEPLQQERARAYVRVSHERSAEKNISPETQRKRIEAYARERGYEIVQWYEDLGISAFKDDDLRVGWKRLLRDAKDDPHTTVVLVWRYDRFSRGDNAQTIQRDLLRHGVRIESAEEGYYDPDSETGAIMMPLTWSLNRLFSIKLRNVVIPNMKTNFEQRDPETGWAYKNGGWAQWGYKKQRLKIGRSAKHTDIYKAIWVLDDTIVAGKPVWQWAKTMLLDWRLGQHLGYDTIAAKLTSAGVPTPSKRAAWSHTTVQGLIGDWTRLYQYAGTAFWNREDCTDRNNRRQRDPSEWVVVPDAHPAIITEQECDDIRKMVDNRSKPKPGRKGEESRFALSGGLLKCKLCSANYAGIKRKSGDYYACGSHLYRRGADCGPAWNIPRDTIENLIFSKILARMPDDPTKLQQWADEMNCQIDDYWSAFTDTSAERKCEAKRLEKQLSNLLDVAGSVQSSDELKQRINDTSASLERLRRVNDVEKPAKVDIDRLRQFRDEVTEAAVSTDFAQRRSILKKLVVEIKADSETKTLEGNLIDPRALANIHIGGGPKGS; this is translated from the coding sequence ATGTCCCTATCCGATCTCCTCAACTCACATAACAAAAACAACCAGGAGCCTCTCCAGCAAGAGCGCGCCCGGGCTTACGTACGCGTCAGCCACGAGCGCTCCGCCGAAAAGAACATCAGCCCCGAGACACAGCGCAAGCGGATTGAGGCATACGCCCGTGAACGCGGCTATGAGATTGTCCAGTGGTATGAGGACCTTGGTATATCGGCTTTCAAGGATGACGATCTGCGCGTCGGATGGAAGAGACTCCTTAGAGATGCCAAGGACGACCCGCACACAACAGTCGTGCTCGTATGGCGTTATGACAGGTTCAGCCGCGGCGATAACGCCCAAACTATCCAGCGTGATCTCCTCCGTCACGGCGTCCGCATAGAGTCGGCTGAAGAGGGCTATTACGACCCGGATAGCGAGACCGGCGCTATAATGATGCCTCTCACCTGGTCGCTGAACCGCCTCTTCTCTATCAAGCTGAGGAACGTCGTCATTCCGAATATGAAAACCAACTTCGAGCAGCGGGACCCTGAGACCGGATGGGCCTACAAGAACGGCGGATGGGCGCAGTGGGGATACAAAAAGCAACGGCTTAAGATCGGCAGATCAGCTAAACATACTGACATCTACAAGGCTATCTGGGTTCTCGATGACACGATAGTTGCAGGCAAGCCTGTGTGGCAATGGGCAAAAACTATGCTCTTGGACTGGCGACTTGGGCAGCACCTCGGATATGATACGATAGCCGCCAAACTAACCAGTGCAGGCGTTCCTACTCCGAGCAAGCGAGCGGCGTGGAGTCATACAACCGTTCAGGGGCTCATTGGCGACTGGACGCGGTTATATCAATATGCTGGTACCGCATTTTGGAACCGCGAGGACTGCACGGACCGCAATAATCGGCGGCAGCGCGATCCATCCGAATGGGTCGTTGTCCCGGATGCCCACCCTGCCATCATCACGGAACAGGAGTGTGACGACATTAGAAAGATGGTAGATAACAGAAGCAAACCCAAACCTGGCCGTAAAGGAGAAGAATCCCGTTTTGCGCTTTCGGGTGGTCTGTTGAAATGTAAACTCTGTAGTGCAAACTATGCTGGTATAAAGCGTAAATCAGGAGATTACTATGCCTGTGGTTCACATCTCTATCGACGCGGTGCGGATTGTGGGCCAGCGTGGAATATTCCAAGAGACACAATCGAGAACTTAATATTCAGCAAGATACTTGCCCGTATGCCGGACGATCCTACAAAGCTTCAGCAATGGGCGGATGAAATGAATTGCCAGATCGATGATTATTGGAGTGCTTTCACAGACACCTCCGCCGAGCGAAAGTGCGAAGCTAAGCGTCTTGAAAAACAACTCTCGAATTTGCTCGATGTTGCCGGTAGCGTTCAGAGCAGTGATGAACTGAAGCAGCGCATCAATGATACATCGGCATCACTTGAGCGACTGCGGCGAGTAAATGATGTCGAGAAGCCTGCCAAGGTGGATATTGACAGACTCAGGCAATTTAGGGACGAGGTAACTGAAGCGGCTGTGTCGACGGATTTCGCACAAAGAAGATCGATCTTGAAGAAGCTTGTTGTAGAAATAAAGGCAGATTCAGAAACAAAAACGCTCGAAGGTAACCTAATAGACCCCCGAGCGCTCGCAAATATACATATCGGTGGCGGTCCCAAGGGGAGTTGA
- a CDS encoding helix-turn-helix transcriptional regulator, producing MNKPTSVPWKKIRQQLIEEDSEFATALEELAPEYEVARQLIKARLERGMTQEELAAKVGTKQSNISRIERGQQNTSIGLLNKVAKGLGKKLHVSIG from the coding sequence ATGAACAAGCCCACCAGTGTTCCCTGGAAAAAAATAAGACAGCAGTTAATCGAAGAAGATTCTGAGTTCGCCACCGCATTGGAAGAACTGGCTCCGGAATATGAAGTTGCTCGACAACTCATAAAAGCCAGACTTGAACGGGGTATGACCCAGGAAGAACTGGCTGCAAAGGTCGGAACAAAGCAGAGTAACATCAGTCGCATAGAGCGCGGGCAGCAGAACACGTCCATTGGCCTGCTAAACAAAGTGGCAAAAGGTCTCGGCAAGAAATTACACGTGTCGATTGGGTGA
- a CDS encoding type II toxin-antitoxin system RelE/ParE family toxin — MDWEVELYAKEDGKIPVLEFQRKLPVKHRAKSVRDVDMLAEFGTHLREPYVKAIKGEKYKGLWELRTKFASDISRIFYFLPVHNRFILLHGYIKKDMKLDTHELDIAKKYMDDYIRRTQK; from the coding sequence ATGGATTGGGAAGTAGAGCTTTATGCAAAAGAAGATGGGAAAATTCCGGTATTGGAATTTCAACGTAAACTTCCCGTCAAACACCGAGCAAAATCAGTCCGTGATGTTGACATGCTCGCAGAGTTCGGAACTCATTTGCGAGAGCCCTACGTTAAAGCTATTAAAGGTGAAAAATACAAAGGTTTGTGGGAGCTTAGAACGAAGTTTGCCAGTGATATATCACGTATATTCTACTTTCTACCGGTCCACAATCGCTTCATTTTGCTCCATGGATATATAAAGAAAGATATGAAATTGGATACTCACGAATTGGATATCGCAAAGAAATACATGGACGACTATATACGGAGGACACAAAAATGA
- a CDS encoding thermonuclease family protein, translating to MLFLCVLPFCCSPAPCAPRPYAATVLRILDGDTIEVQRGQTIEHVRLFGIDCPEKSQEFGSEATKATSELALNKQVAVEPVSKDRDNRVVAVVILPGRINLNQKLVAMGMAWWWKEYAPKSTVLPRNEASAKSAKLGLWAKSEPIPPWEFRAQHRGKSIDEPTEQPKKQAVVGSVYIAKSGHCYHRRDCRTIRDSKVTSISRAEATKNGYRACEVCKP from the coding sequence ATGCTATTCCTCTGCGTTTTACCATTCTGCTGCTCTCCCGCACCCTGCGCTCCGCGCCCCTACGCCGCCACGGTCCTGCGTATTCTGGACGGTGACACAATAGAAGTGCAGCGCGGCCAGACAATCGAGCATGTTCGCCTGTTCGGCATAGATTGCCCGGAAAAGAGTCAGGAATTCGGCTCCGAGGCCACCAAGGCAACATCCGAACTGGCGCTGAATAAACAGGTTGCCGTTGAACCTGTAAGCAAGGATAGGGATAACCGCGTTGTGGCTGTCGTGATCCTGCCGGGCAGGATTAACCTGAACCAAAAGCTCGTGGCCATGGGTATGGCCTGGTGGTGGAAAGAATACGCGCCAAAATCGACGGTGCTACCAAGGAACGAGGCTTCGGCGAAGTCGGCAAAACTCGGCCTGTGGGCAAAGAGCGAGCCAATCCCGCCATGGGAGTTCAGAGCGCAGCACAGAGGTAAGAGTATTGACGAGCCGACTGAGCAGCCGAAAAAGCAGGCTGTTGTCGGCTCCGTATACATAGCCAAGAGTGGCCATTGTTACCACCGCCGGGACTGCCGAACGATCCGGGACTCAAAGGTTACATCAATCAGCCGAGCAGAGGCTACAAAGAACGGATATCGAGCTTGCGAGGTTTGCAAGCCATAG